A genomic window from Hyla sarda isolate aHylSar1 chromosome 8, aHylSar1.hap1, whole genome shotgun sequence includes:
- the LOC130284967 gene encoding uncharacterized protein LOC130284967, which produces MNMAFTSVFGGDSLEFLDLKLYVENNQLLARGYRKEVARNALLHYKSSHPIETKNSIPYSQLLRLKRNNSKQSDYEEQAGHLLTRFRQRQYPNEVLARAYRRAATKNREDLLIDSKNKIKDFQSTTEQNSRFMFAFKNSPLNHVIKSAITKNWHLLMADPDIVNTVQNRPTVTFRKNKTIADLLKGQKFNREAHPKETWLSGIAPKGNKNCGFCPQCPHNINAISIKLGSYVFEIKHLITCRSTFVVYFLCCSCQFFYIGKTERQLRARVREHMYSVRKGGGSPTFVQHMQSIHGGNCTTLKFGGLETIPCHPSGGDRRRLLLRAEARWILRLDAQGPLGLNDKLDFSPFFINFPLFRAVLGLLVVMYLPNLLFASLCGFCSVHFLMQHGVRVHLESCDSPAAPL; this is translated from the coding sequence ATGAACATGGCTTTTACGAGTGTTTTTGGAGGAGATAGCCTTGAATTTTTGGAtcttaaactatacgtggagaatAACCAGCTTCTGGCACGAGGCTATAGGAAAGAAGTGGCAAGAAATGCTCTTTTACACTATAAGAGCTCCCACCCTATTGAAACTAAAAATTCTATTCCGTACAGCCAGCTTCTACgtctaaaaagaaataatagcaaGCAGTCTGATTATGAGGAACAAGCAGGACACTTACTTACACGCTTTAGACAGCGTCAGTATCCTAATGAAGTATTGGCACGAGCTTACAGGAGAGCTGCAACTAAAAACAGAGAGGACTTACTTATAGAttcaaaaaataagataaaagatTTTCAGTCTACTACTGAACAGAATTCAAGATTCATgtttgcttttaaaaacagccCTTTGAATCATGTCATTAAATCTGCCATCACCAAGAACTGGCATCTACTCATGGCAGATCCAGATATTGTGAATACAGTCCAGAATAGACCTACAGTGACCTTCAGAAAAAACAAGACGATCGCTGATTTATTGAAGGGTCAGAAGTTTAATAGAGAAGCACATCCCAAGGAGACTTGGTTGTCTGGTATAGCCCCGAAAGGGAATAAGAATTGCGGTTTCTGTCCTCAATGCCCTCATAACATCAATGCGATTTCTATCAAATTAGGGAgttatgtttttgaaataaaacacctcatcacctgccggagcacctttgttgtatattttttatgttgtagttgccaattcttttatattggaaaaaccgaGAGACAACTCCGGGCTCGAGTACGAGAGCATATGTACTCAGTTCGTAAAGGAGGCGGATCCCCAACATTTGTCCAGCATATGCAATCCATACATGGTGGCAATTGCACCACgttaaaatttggaggtcttgaaaCAATCCCTTGTCACCCTTCTGGAGGAGATAGACGCCGCCTGCTCCTGCGTGCTGAGGCGCGATGGATATTGCGCCTTGACGCGCAGGggccgttagggttaaatgataaactagatttttcccctttttttataaatttccctTTATTCAGGGCAGTTCTAGGTCTATTAGTAGTGatgtacttacctaacttgctttttgcttccttatgtggTTTCTGTTCCGTTCATTTCTTAATGCAACAcggggtgagagttcacctggaatcatgtgactcaccagctgcacctttataa